A window from Toxoplasma gondii ME49 chromosome IX, whole genome shotgun sequence encodes these proteins:
- the SRS38B gene encoding SAG-related sequence SRS38B (encoded by transcript TGME49_267140~Gene product name based on ToxoDB Community Expert Annotation.~Signal peptide predicted by SignalP 2.0 HMM (probability 0.986) with cleavage site probability 0.513 at residue 53) translates to MASVSLGSPAATKAAASASRPPVMGGVPVKLHLASRLGLVSLLLVATTAGLLGYQPSFVTRAVADEPAKNSACVIEANGGQTTCTCVSTEEGKPKDLAATLSATASVLQLVCESTLTFAPDEADKQVCPAETTNLQTCVSNGDSKTSIDVTSLLTGNTEGIKWETVTREAQGTTKKLSIPPANLPYTDQRFAVGCLDSGKTTTKCKLTVTIEARASVTQDQIVTCAYGKTSNQKHQSIKLSPSQNKFTLVCGKDGEVLPTKYQSTFCVRKDGVDARAECSGNYTDVIPAYETQWWKHDAAQHTFTLEIPEGGFPEKETQIMVGCQKSKKDATGTDNEVREEASSESPTVCSVDVTIEAVASSASLSGGVAGVFSWFCSVGAFLTVSCLMM, encoded by the coding sequence ATGGCGTCTGTGAGTCTGGGGAGCCCAGCGGCCACCAAGGCCGCAGCCTCGGCATCGCGGCCACCTGTGATGGGCGGAGTGCCAGTGAAACTTCACCTTGCGTCCCGATTAGGATTGGTCTCATTGCTGCTAGTCGCGACCACGGCAGGGCTATTGGGTTATCAACCCTCTTTTGTGACCCGGGCTGTCGCTGACGAGCCAGCAAAGAATTCAGCATGCGTAATAGAAGCGAACGGCGGCCAGACAACGTGTACGTGTGTTTCgacggaagaaggaaagccgAAGGATCTTGCAGCAACACTGTCAGCAACTGCATCCGTTCTGCAGCTGGTTTGCGAATCAACATTAACATTCGCACCAGATGAAGCAGACAAGCAAGTGTGTccagcagagacgacgaaccTCCAGACCTGTGTCAGTAATGGTGACAGTAAGACATCCATCGATGTCACGAGCCTACTCACTGGCAACACAGAGGGCATAAAGTGGGAAACAGTTACTCGCGAGGCCCAAGGCACGACGAAGAAACTGAGCATTCCGCCGGCAAATCTCCCCTACACCGACCAAAGATTCGCTGTGGGTTGCCTAGACAGTGGCAAAACCACTACCAAATGCAAACTGACTGTGACCATTGAGGCAAGAGCAAGCGTGACACAAGACCAGATCGTCACATGTGCCTACGGAAAGACTAGCAATCAGAAACATCAAAGCATCAAGCTGAGCCCGTCGCAAAACAAGTTCACTCTGGTCTGTGGAAAGGATGGAGAAGTTCTCCCGACGAAATACCAGAGCACGTTCTGTGTCCGTAAGGACGGAGTAGATGCCAGGGCTGAGTGCAGCGGCAACTACACAGATGTTATCCCAGCTTACGAGACCCAGTGGTGGAAGCACGACGCAGCCCAGCACACATTCACTTTGGAGATTCCAGAGGGCGGTTTCCctgagaaagaaacacagatCATGGTTGGTTGCCAAAAGTCAAAGAAGGATGCTACTGGCACAGATAACGAggtcagagaagaagcgtcaTCCGAATCGCCGACAGTCTGCAGCGTTGATGTGACGATTGAGGCTGtcgcgtcgtctgcgtctttgtctGGAGGCGTGGCTGGGGTGTTCTCTTGGTTTTGTTCGGTCGGGGCTTTTTTGACAGTGTCATGTTTGATGATGTGA